A region of Streptomyces sp. WMMC500 DNA encodes the following proteins:
- a CDS encoding GntR family transcriptional regulator: MTAISKVRETAALPASDEQKPLPGQNLPRLSSGEQVRLYVRRLVFDGYLTAGQKVPQDAIAEALGVSRIPVREALIVLEREGWVTMIPHRGAFVNALDENSVRDHYELYGMFYGFAVRRAVERQGADLAQRLKPIQEQIHKEKDADRLHELTLSFHRTVIDAARSPRLKTVVRQMTDIVPGNFFELVPGADALERDGTAAIVAAIERGYSEIAEREYGTMLRRQGDLVVGLFREKGLLDAEPAAESAG; encoded by the coding sequence GTGACGGCCATCAGCAAGGTCCGGGAGACCGCCGCCCTGCCGGCGAGTGATGAGCAGAAGCCGCTGCCGGGCCAGAACCTGCCCCGGCTCAGCAGCGGCGAGCAGGTGCGCCTCTATGTGCGGCGGCTGGTCTTCGACGGCTACCTCACGGCGGGCCAGAAGGTCCCGCAGGACGCGATCGCCGAGGCGCTGGGCGTCTCCCGCATCCCGGTGCGGGAGGCCCTCATCGTCCTGGAGCGCGAGGGCTGGGTGACGATGATCCCGCACCGCGGCGCCTTCGTGAACGCGCTCGACGAGAACTCCGTACGCGATCACTACGAGCTGTACGGCATGTTCTACGGGTTCGCCGTGCGCCGGGCCGTCGAGCGCCAGGGAGCCGACCTCGCCCAGCGGCTGAAGCCCATCCAGGAGCAGATCCACAAGGAGAAGGACGCGGACCGGCTGCACGAGCTGACCCTCTCCTTCCACCGCACCGTCATCGACGCGGCCCGATCGCCGCGGCTCAAGACGGTGGTGCGGCAGATGACCGACATCGTGCCCGGCAACTTCTTCGAACTGGTCCCGGGGGCCGACGCACTCGAGCGGGACGGCACCGCGGCGATCGTGGCCGCGATCGAGCGCGGCTACTCGGAGATCGCCGAGCGCGAGTACGGCACCATGCTGCGGCGCCAGGGCGATCTGGTCGTCGGACTCTTCCGGGAGAAGGGGTTGCTGGACGCGGAGCCCGCGGCGGAGTCGGCCGGCTGA
- a CDS encoding amidohydrolase family protein, whose amino-acid sequence MEIPKLIDVDAHVVEPPTLWSSRLPERLRESGPRIVYAPKGDVQLVDGKYVERPGTEGPDVAWWAYEDTWTQIKRYVAAAGVPADEVTNEGVTYEDMRPGCWIPSERIADMEVNGVEAQMCFPNYPRFCGQIFLWGKDRELALHSVQAYNDWMVEEWCGSSGGRLIPLCLIPLWDVDLAVAELRRNAARGVRAVAFSELPAYLGLPSLHSRYWDPFFAACEETGTVLSMHIGSGTRTPQTSADAPGAVGATIIFGNSVASMTDFLFSGVLHRFPRLKLLYAEAQIGWVPYLLERVDDVWETHRGWAKGQDQCPEPPSTYYYRQITSCFFKDHVGVELLDRVGLDNATFETDYPHQDGTWPRSREAAAEQFGHLDEEAVRKIARGNAIRLLGLDLPV is encoded by the coding sequence ATGGAGATCCCGAAGCTGATCGACGTGGACGCCCATGTCGTCGAGCCGCCGACCCTGTGGAGCAGCAGGCTGCCCGAGCGGCTCAGGGAGAGCGGCCCGCGCATCGTGTACGCCCCGAAGGGCGACGTGCAGTTGGTCGACGGCAAGTACGTGGAGAGGCCGGGCACCGAGGGGCCCGACGTCGCCTGGTGGGCGTACGAGGACACCTGGACCCAGATCAAGCGCTACGTCGCCGCGGCGGGCGTGCCGGCGGACGAGGTGACCAACGAAGGCGTCACCTACGAGGACATGCGCCCCGGCTGCTGGATCCCGTCGGAGCGCATCGCGGACATGGAGGTCAACGGCGTCGAGGCGCAGATGTGCTTCCCCAACTACCCGCGCTTCTGCGGCCAGATATTCCTCTGGGGCAAGGACCGGGAGCTGGCGCTGCACTCCGTGCAGGCCTACAACGACTGGATGGTCGAGGAGTGGTGCGGCTCCAGCGGGGGACGGCTCATCCCGCTGTGCCTGATCCCGCTGTGGGACGTCGACCTCGCCGTCGCCGAGCTGCGCCGCAACGCGGCGCGCGGCGTGCGCGCGGTCGCGTTCAGCGAACTGCCCGCCTACCTGGGCCTGCCGAGCCTGCACTCCCGGTACTGGGATCCGTTCTTCGCCGCATGCGAGGAGACGGGCACGGTGCTCTCCATGCACATCGGCTCCGGCACCAGGACTCCGCAGACCTCCGCGGACGCACCCGGCGCGGTCGGCGCGACGATCATCTTCGGCAACAGCGTGGCCAGCATGACGGACTTCCTGTTCTCGGGTGTCCTGCACCGCTTCCCGAGACTGAAGCTGCTGTACGCCGAGGCGCAGATCGGCTGGGTGCCGTACCTGCTCGAACGGGTCGACGACGTGTGGGAGACCCATCGCGGCTGGGCGAAGGGCCAGGACCAGTGCCCCGAGCCTCCGTCCACCTACTACTACCGGCAGATCACGAGCTGCTTCTTCAAGGACCACGTGGGGGTGGAACTGCTCGACCGGGTCGGCCTCGACAACGCGACCTTCGAGACGGACTATCCGCACCAGGACGGCACCTGGCCACGCTCGCGTGAGGCGGCGGCCGAGCAGTTCGGCCACCTCGACGAGGAAGCCGTCCGCAAGATCGCCCGGGGGAACGCCATCAGGCTGCTGGGCCTTGATCTGCCGGTTTGA
- a CDS encoding DoxX family protein, whose product MSDTDLAALLLRLVVGGTMIAHGLNHAFGGGRLPGTARWFESVGIRPGRVHAVVATLTETGAGVLLVAGLFHALSSGAVIGTMTVALVAVHLRNGYFVFRPGEGCEYVLMIIVVAAALAALGPGRISVDHLFGIGLHGRTGLATAVAVGAGGAAALLAICWRPAREAAEPAQPARARNPSPEEA is encoded by the coding sequence ATGAGCGACACGGACCTGGCCGCCCTCCTGCTCCGCCTCGTCGTCGGCGGGACGATGATCGCCCACGGCCTGAACCACGCCTTCGGCGGCGGGCGGCTGCCCGGCACCGCGCGCTGGTTCGAGTCCGTCGGCATCCGGCCCGGCAGGGTCCACGCGGTGGTCGCGACGCTGACGGAGACCGGCGCCGGTGTGCTGCTGGTGGCCGGCCTGTTCCACGCCCTGTCGTCCGGAGCGGTGATCGGCACCATGACCGTCGCCCTGGTCGCGGTCCACCTGCGGAACGGCTACTTCGTCTTCCGGCCCGGGGAAGGCTGCGAGTACGTCCTGATGATCATCGTGGTGGCGGCGGCCCTGGCCGCGCTCGGCCCCGGCCGGATCTCCGTGGACCACCTATTCGGCATCGGACTCCACGGCCGGACGGGACTCGCCACCGCCGTGGCGGTCGGCGCGGGCGGAGCGGCCGCCCTGCTGGCCATCTGCTGGCGGCCCGCGCGGGAGGCGGCCGAGCCCGCACAACCAGCCCGAGCACGGAACCCTTCGCCCGAGGAGGCCTGA
- a CDS encoding CaiB/BaiF CoA-transferase family protein, whose product MQPLAGILVVALEQAVAAPLCTRHLGDLGARVVKVESPDGGDFARHYDDVVHGLSAHFTWVNRNKESVVLDLKRRTGREALGRLVARADVVVQNLAPGAAARLGAGSAELRARRPELITVDISGYGSGGPYARGRAYDLLVQAEAGSCAITGTAGGPAKPGIPLADIGAGMYAFASVLTALYTRQRTGEGASVSVGLFDAVAEWMGFALNQARYGGVDVEPNGVSSPMVAPYGAYRTADGQTLVLGTTNDAEWRRLAARVLDRAELADDPRYATNSARVTRRGELDEMIGQWAGRRTLAECRAQAERAGLGHARLNRPTDVLDHPQLTARDRWREVGSPAGPVTVLLPPPQTAAWTWRLDPVPGLGEHTEAVLKELGYAAEEIEEIAAPAEGCGT is encoded by the coding sequence ATGCAGCCGCTCGCCGGAATACTCGTCGTGGCCCTCGAGCAGGCCGTCGCGGCGCCGCTGTGCACGCGGCACCTGGGTGACCTCGGTGCGCGCGTGGTGAAGGTCGAGAGCCCGGACGGCGGCGACTTCGCACGTCACTACGACGACGTGGTGCACGGGCTGTCGGCCCACTTCACCTGGGTGAACAGAAACAAGGAGTCCGTGGTGCTCGACCTCAAACGGCGCACCGGTCGCGAGGCGCTCGGCCGGCTCGTCGCGCGAGCCGACGTCGTCGTGCAGAACCTCGCGCCGGGTGCGGCGGCCCGCCTCGGCGCGGGATCGGCGGAGCTGCGCGCCCGGAGGCCGGAGCTCATCACCGTCGACATCTCCGGCTACGGAAGCGGCGGCCCGTACGCGCGGGGCCGCGCCTACGACCTGCTCGTGCAGGCCGAGGCCGGTTCGTGTGCCATCACCGGCACCGCGGGAGGCCCGGCCAAGCCCGGGATCCCCCTCGCCGACATCGGCGCGGGCATGTACGCGTTCGCCAGTGTGCTCACGGCGCTCTACACCAGGCAGCGGACCGGTGAGGGTGCTTCGGTCTCCGTAGGGCTCTTCGACGCCGTCGCCGAATGGATGGGCTTCGCGCTCAACCAGGCCCGGTACGGCGGGGTCGACGTGGAGCCCAACGGCGTGAGTTCGCCGATGGTCGCGCCGTACGGCGCCTACCGGACGGCCGACGGGCAGACGCTGGTGCTCGGCACGACCAACGACGCGGAGTGGCGCCGGCTCGCGGCCAGGGTGCTCGACCGCGCCGAGCTCGCCGACGATCCGCGGTACGCGACGAACAGCGCCCGGGTGACCCGGCGGGGCGAACTCGACGAGATGATCGGGCAGTGGGCGGGGCGGCGCACTCTCGCCGAGTGCCGGGCCCAGGCCGAGCGCGCCGGCCTGGGGCACGCACGGCTGAACCGCCCGACCGACGTGCTCGACCACCCGCAGCTCACCGCGCGCGACCGCTGGCGCGAGGTCGGCTCACCCGCCGGGCCGGTCACGGTGCTGCTCCCGCCGCCGCAGACCGCCGCCTGGACCTGGCGCCTGGACCCGGTGCCCGGCCTCGGCGAGCACACCGAGGCGGTGCTCAAGGAGCTGGGCTACGCCGCCGAGGAGATCGAGGAGATCGCGGCGCCCGCTGAGGGGTGCGGCACATGA
- a CDS encoding enoyl-CoA hydratase-related protein, with translation MPKPADRLVASRLTDGVAVLTLADPGHRNALSRRLSDELAAAVGAALSDGARALVLTAEPPVFCAGGSLNALLERADPLREMFAGMTAVATAPVPTIAAVGGPAIGAGVNLPLACDIVITTPQARFDPRFLDVGIHPGGGHLFRLAGRVGAQGAAAMVLCGDVLTGPEAVERGLAWRCVAESELAETAMALAARAAARPARLVRRTKESLRRSLTLTDPEQAFALELQAQEWSMDQPEFAEALARVRLRITAARR, from the coding sequence ATGCCGAAGCCCGCCGACCGCCTCGTCGCGTCGCGCCTCACCGATGGCGTGGCCGTACTGACCCTCGCCGACCCCGGGCACAGAAACGCCCTGTCCCGCCGACTGAGCGACGAACTCGCCGCCGCCGTCGGCGCCGCGCTGTCGGACGGTGCCCGCGCGCTGGTCCTGACCGCCGAACCGCCGGTGTTCTGCGCGGGCGGGTCGTTGAACGCGCTGCTGGAACGCGCCGACCCGCTGCGGGAGATGTTCGCGGGGATGACCGCTGTGGCCACCGCCCCCGTGCCGACGATCGCCGCCGTGGGCGGGCCCGCCATCGGCGCCGGCGTCAACCTCCCGCTGGCCTGCGACATCGTCATCACGACCCCGCAGGCCCGGTTCGACCCGCGCTTTCTCGACGTGGGCATCCACCCGGGCGGCGGACATCTCTTCCGCCTGGCCGGACGCGTCGGCGCGCAAGGGGCCGCCGCCATGGTCCTGTGCGGTGACGTCCTGACCGGGCCCGAGGCCGTCGAGCGCGGACTGGCCTGGCGCTGCGTCGCCGAGTCCGAGCTGGCGGAGACCGCCATGGCGCTGGCCGCGCGGGCGGCCGCACGGCCGGCGCGGCTGGTGCGCAGGACGAAGGAGAGCCTGCGGCGCAGTCTCACGCTGACCGACCCGGAGCAGGCGTTCGCACTCGAGCTCCAGGCCCAGGAGTGGTCCATGGACCAGCCGGAGTTCGCCGAGGCGCTGGCCCGCGTCCGGCTCAGGATCACAGCAGCTCGACGATGA
- a CDS encoding thiolase family protein, translated as MAEAVIVSTARTPIGRSYKGSLREVDAFHLARTAVTAAIDRAGVPVGDIDDLVLAESLQGGGVIGRYVAVEAGMTTVPGLAVNRHCAGGLSAVQLAAAWIRSGMERVVVAGGSESLSTMPRVLKSVPGAAGDPVPWMSPTHPETPAAPAVDMSITIGENTARLAGISREKADAWALASHTRAAASVAAGHFAMEITPVLLPDGSVFDVDEHPRPDTSAEQLAALPLLHPELDGAVITAGNSSGLNDGAAALVLVSDGYAAAHGLVPLGRVVAWASVGVKPERTGFAPALAIPRALERAGLKADDIDLFEINEAFTTVVAAAAELLGIEESRLNVNGSGCGLGHPVAATGARMTVTMLGELRRSGATFGCLAMCAGGGLGSALIVELL; from the coding sequence ATGGCCGAAGCGGTGATCGTATCCACTGCCCGCACGCCGATCGGGCGGTCCTACAAGGGGTCGCTGCGCGAGGTCGACGCCTTCCACCTCGCCCGGACGGCCGTCACCGCGGCGATCGACCGCGCCGGCGTCCCCGTCGGGGACATCGACGACCTGGTCCTCGCCGAGTCCCTGCAGGGCGGGGGTGTCATCGGGCGGTACGTCGCAGTGGAGGCCGGCATGACGACCGTGCCCGGCCTGGCCGTCAACCGCCACTGCGCCGGCGGGCTCTCCGCCGTCCAGCTTGCCGCGGCATGGATCCGGTCGGGCATGGAGAGGGTCGTCGTCGCCGGTGGGTCGGAGAGCCTCAGCACCATGCCCCGGGTGCTGAAGTCCGTACCCGGGGCCGCCGGCGACCCCGTCCCCTGGATGTCGCCGACCCACCCCGAGACCCCCGCGGCGCCCGCGGTGGACATGTCGATCACCATCGGCGAGAACACGGCGAGACTCGCCGGGATCAGCCGGGAGAAGGCGGACGCCTGGGCGCTCGCCTCGCACACCCGCGCGGCCGCCTCCGTCGCCGCAGGGCACTTCGCGATGGAGATCACGCCGGTGCTCCTGCCCGACGGAAGCGTCTTCGACGTCGACGAACATCCGCGACCCGACACGTCGGCGGAGCAACTCGCGGCACTGCCCCTGCTCCATCCGGAGCTCGACGGGGCCGTCATCACGGCGGGCAACTCCAGCGGGCTGAACGACGGCGCCGCAGCCCTCGTCCTCGTGTCGGACGGCTATGCCGCGGCCCACGGGCTGGTTCCGCTCGGCCGGGTGGTCGCGTGGGCATCGGTCGGGGTCAAACCCGAGCGGACCGGCTTCGCCCCGGCGCTGGCCATCCCCAGGGCACTGGAGCGGGCTGGGCTCAAGGCCGACGACATCGACCTCTTCGAGATCAACGAGGCGTTCACCACCGTCGTCGCGGCGGCCGCCGAGCTCCTCGGCATCGAGGAGTCCAGGCTCAACGTGAACGGGAGCGGCTGCGGTCTCGGTCACCCGGTCGCGGCGACCGGAGCGCGCATGACCGTCACGATGCTGGGCGAACTGCGCCGCAGTGGAGCGACGTTCGGCTGCCTCGCGATGTGCGCGGGCGGCGGGCTGGGGTCCGCCCTCATCGTCGAGCTGCTGTGA
- a CDS encoding SDR family NAD(P)-dependent oxidoreductase: protein MEVAKKVVVVAGGASGMGRATARTLAGQGAVVAVLDLPSSAGADVAAELGGGATFHPCDVTDAEGVETALAEAVEAHGALHVAVNTAGGGVSRRIISKDGPMPLAEFRRLVELNLVATFNLDRLQAWHMSRNEPDEGGERGVIVNTSSIAAFEGQIGQVAYSAAKAGIAGMSLTMARDLGSLGIRVMTVAPSLFATGALEGASEDVIATLTKDAAFPKRAGLPDEYAWLVEAVVRNPMLNGQTIRLDGGQRFAPR from the coding sequence GTGGAGGTGGCGAAGAAGGTCGTCGTCGTGGCCGGCGGCGCGTCCGGCATGGGCCGGGCGACCGCGCGGACCCTGGCCGGGCAGGGGGCCGTTGTGGCGGTGCTCGACCTGCCGTCGAGCGCCGGCGCGGACGTGGCGGCGGAGCTCGGCGGTGGTGCGACCTTCCACCCGTGCGACGTCACGGACGCCGAGGGTGTCGAGACTGCGCTGGCGGAGGCGGTCGAGGCGCATGGCGCCCTGCACGTCGCCGTCAACACGGCGGGCGGCGGTGTCAGCAGACGCATCATCAGCAAGGACGGGCCGATGCCGCTGGCGGAGTTCCGACGGCTCGTGGAACTCAACCTCGTCGCGACGTTCAACCTCGACCGGCTGCAGGCCTGGCACATGAGCAGGAACGAGCCCGACGAAGGCGGTGAGCGGGGCGTCATCGTCAACACCTCCTCCATCGCCGCGTTCGAGGGGCAGATCGGCCAGGTCGCGTACTCGGCGGCCAAGGCGGGGATCGCCGGGATGAGCCTGACCATGGCCCGCGATCTCGGCAGCCTCGGGATCCGCGTGATGACCGTCGCCCCGAGCCTGTTCGCGACGGGCGCGCTGGAGGGCGCGTCCGAGGACGTCATCGCCACCCTCACCAAGGACGCGGCCTTCCCCAAGCGGGCCGGGCTGCCGGACGAGTACGCCTGGCTCGTGGAAGCCGTCGTGCGCAATCCCATGCTCAACGGGCAGACGATTCGGCTCGACGGGGGCCAGCGGTTCGCACCCAGGTGA
- a CDS encoding zinc-binding dehydrogenase, translating to MEINEQQHILEPTMRALVQHSHAGPKDLHLAAESRRPTPGPAEYLIRVGAAGINFADVLQTRGTYGGGPQPPYPAGFEAAGEIVAVGKGVAAPLPLGSHVVGTGPGAFAQYMTMPAAQVLPVPSGWSDAQALGLVLNWATALAALKPLGEVKRGETVLVHAAAGGVGQAAVRLARYYGARVIAAASAAKHATVTALGADAVLDSARPDLTAEISRLTGGVDVVLESVGQATFPVSLAVTKPFLGRVIVFGAASGDATLTTHDLVFTHQVQVKGLHIGALAGAAPDMYRDLLTELEALIADGVYPPGTPRIHPLAHGPGVLLDLEAGATRGKHALDPWR from the coding sequence ATGGAGATCAACGAGCAGCAGCACATCCTCGAACCCACGATGCGGGCCCTGGTCCAGCACTCCCACGCTGGCCCGAAGGACCTCCACCTCGCCGCCGAGAGTCGCCGTCCCACCCCGGGCCCAGCCGAGTATCTGATCCGTGTCGGCGCCGCCGGGATCAATTTCGCGGACGTCCTGCAGACCCGGGGAACCTACGGAGGCGGGCCGCAGCCGCCGTATCCGGCCGGATTCGAAGCCGCGGGCGAGATCGTGGCCGTCGGCAAGGGCGTGGCCGCTCCTCTGCCTCTCGGCAGCCACGTGGTCGGGACCGGGCCCGGCGCCTTCGCGCAGTACATGACGATGCCGGCCGCGCAGGTGCTTCCCGTTCCGTCCGGCTGGTCGGACGCGCAAGCCCTCGGCCTGGTGCTGAACTGGGCCACCGCGTTGGCGGCGCTGAAGCCGTTGGGCGAGGTCAAGCGGGGCGAGACGGTGCTCGTTCATGCCGCGGCCGGCGGTGTGGGACAGGCCGCGGTCCGCCTAGCCCGCTACTACGGAGCGCGTGTGATCGCCGCGGCCTCGGCGGCCAAGCACGCCACCGTCACCGCGCTCGGCGCCGACGCGGTCCTCGACAGCGCACGCCCAGACCTGACCGCGGAGATCAGTCGGTTGACCGGTGGCGTGGACGTGGTTCTGGAATCCGTGGGGCAGGCCACCTTCCCGGTCAGTCTGGCGGTCACCAAGCCGTTCCTCGGGCGCGTGATCGTCTTCGGCGCCGCCTCCGGGGATGCCACCCTGACCACACACGATCTGGTCTTCACACACCAGGTGCAAGTCAAGGGCCTGCACATCGGGGCACTGGCCGGCGCAGCCCCGGACATGTACCGAGACTTGCTCACCGAGCTCGAGGCCCTCATAGCCGACGGCGTCTACCCGCCGGGCACCCCACGGATCCACCCCCTGGCCCACGGACCGGGAGTACTGCTGGATCTCGAAGCCGGCGCCACCCGTGGCAAGCACGCCCTCGACCCCTGGCGCTAG
- a CDS encoding MerR family transcriptional regulator: protein MKISEASSVSGVSARSLRYYEDEGLIVPGRISNGYRDYCQSTIDRVLVIRSLLESGLPVRLIKEFLPHLADGADGDSGVLCTEFVHEVESYRDRLAARIAELSAQQSALDAYLREARRPG, encoded by the coding sequence ATGAAGATCAGCGAAGCATCCAGCGTCAGCGGAGTGAGTGCGAGGTCGTTGCGGTACTACGAGGACGAGGGCCTGATCGTCCCTGGGCGGATCAGCAACGGATATCGCGACTACTGCCAGTCGACCATCGACCGGGTGCTGGTCATCCGCTCGCTGCTGGAGTCCGGGCTGCCCGTGCGGTTGATCAAGGAGTTCCTGCCCCACCTCGCGGACGGCGCCGACGGCGACTCGGGCGTGCTGTGCACGGAGTTCGTACACGAGGTGGAGAGCTACCGCGATCGGCTCGCGGCCCGCATCGCCGAGCTCAGCGCGCAGCAGTCGGCACTCGATGCCTATCTGCGGGAGGCGCGCCGCCCGGGTTGA
- a CDS encoding MASE1 domain-containing protein, with amino-acid sequence MALRMIALAVVYYTGARCGLMLEVVRGPASPLSPATGVALAGLLLWGLRVWPAISVAALLVNLPHGPSVLASAGISAGDTLAPLCAVLLLRRFRFNPALATLRDTLVLVFLGALTGMLVSATIGSTVLAAAGGLGPAGFWATWSVWWTGDAMGVLLVAPMLLILSARRWPTSVPPRRWAEAVVLVTATAAVASVVTRTSLNLPFLVFPCLVWAAYRFQVAGGVACALIVSVLAVPAAAAGSGPFTGHDVAGRMLILQALNGAVTLTSLVLATVVAERNRAHEQIAGVCAQLNELVGQLSLTARFSSQNRPVPDPRGARRRAVSLRDHA; translated from the coding sequence ATGGCACTGCGCATGATCGCCCTCGCCGTGGTCTACTACACGGGAGCGCGCTGCGGCCTCATGCTCGAAGTCGTGCGCGGGCCGGCGAGTCCGCTGTCGCCGGCCACCGGAGTGGCTCTGGCGGGGCTGCTGCTCTGGGGGCTGCGGGTGTGGCCTGCGATCTCGGTCGCCGCCCTGCTCGTCAATCTGCCGCACGGGCCGTCCGTGCTGGCCAGCGCGGGTATCTCCGCGGGGGACACCCTTGCCCCCCTCTGCGCCGTTCTCCTGTTGCGCAGATTCCGCTTCAACCCGGCGCTCGCCACACTGCGCGACACCCTGGTCCTCGTGTTCCTCGGCGCGCTGACGGGAATGCTGGTCAGTGCCACCATCGGCAGCACGGTGCTGGCCGCAGCCGGTGGGCTGGGGCCCGCGGGGTTCTGGGCTACCTGGTCCGTGTGGTGGACGGGGGATGCCATGGGGGTGCTGCTGGTCGCGCCCATGCTGCTCATCCTGTCCGCACGCCGGTGGCCCACGAGTGTGCCGCCAAGACGGTGGGCGGAAGCGGTGGTGCTCGTGACGGCTACGGCCGCGGTGGCGTCGGTGGTGACGCGGACGTCCTTGAATCTGCCCTTCCTCGTCTTCCCGTGCCTGGTCTGGGCCGCGTACCGCTTCCAGGTGGCCGGAGGTGTCGCGTGCGCACTGATCGTTTCCGTGCTCGCGGTGCCGGCTGCCGCTGCCGGGAGCGGCCCCTTCACCGGACACGACGTGGCCGGACGGATGCTGATCCTCCAAGCGCTCAACGGGGCGGTGACGCTGACCTCCCTCGTGCTCGCCACAGTCGTCGCCGAGCGCAACCGCGCCCACGAACAGATCGCCGGCGTCTGCGCGCAGCTCAACGAACTGGTGGGCCAACTATCCCTGACGGCCCGGTTCTCGTCACAGAACCGGCCCGTGCCCGACCCGCGGGGCGCCCGACGGCGAGCGGTGAGCCTCCGAGACCACGCCTGA
- a CDS encoding class I SAM-dependent methyltransferase, with product MPDNSAESTFAWDDVDYESIYQGKPPVEGSDVSLKATKATPWDIGEAQPAVVELERSGKFSGEVLDAGCGLGENAMFLADKGYRVTGIDVSTTALDQARQRATERGLEVEFVQSDATRLEELADERFTTVLDSALYHCLTPEQQRTYAATLRRVAKPGAHLHLFSDCGRGGFRLPQSISQEDLRTRVGPHWDILDIEPARYVTAFTKESIAAMDLKRLASIGLTVKPDEIEVDERGRATGQVWYLHAVRR from the coding sequence ATGCCGGATAATTCCGCAGAATCCACCTTCGCCTGGGATGACGTCGACTACGAGTCGATCTACCAGGGCAAGCCACCCGTCGAGGGTTCCGACGTCTCCTTAAAGGCCACAAAGGCTACGCCGTGGGACATCGGGGAGGCGCAGCCGGCCGTCGTCGAGCTGGAACGGTCGGGGAAGTTCAGCGGCGAGGTCCTCGATGCGGGGTGCGGCCTCGGCGAGAACGCGATGTTCCTCGCCGACAAGGGATACCGGGTCACCGGGATCGACGTGTCGACGACCGCGCTGGACCAGGCCCGGCAGCGGGCCACCGAGCGCGGCCTCGAGGTGGAATTCGTCCAGTCCGACGCGACCAGGCTCGAGGAGCTGGCCGACGAGCGCTTCACCACGGTGCTGGACAGCGCGCTCTACCACTGCCTCACCCCGGAGCAGCAGCGCACCTACGCCGCGACGCTGCGCCGGGTGGCCAAGCCCGGCGCCCACCTGCACCTGTTCTCCGACTGCGGCCGGGGCGGTTTCCGGCTGCCGCAGTCGATCAGTCAGGAGGACCTGCGCACGAGGGTGGGACCGCACTGGGACATCCTGGACATCGAGCCCGCGCGTTACGTCACCGCGTTCACCAAGGAGAGCATCGCCGCGATGGACCTGAAGCGGCTCGCCTCCATCGGCCTCACCGTCAAGCCCGACGAGATCGAGGTCGACGAGCGGGGCCGGGCCACCGGGCAGGTGTGGTACCTGCACGCGGTGCGCCGCTGA